From a single Mycolicibacterium mengxianglii genomic region:
- a CDS encoding MaoC family dehydratase: MPIDLDVALGAELPPTEFSWTSSDIQLYHLGLGAGADPLNPRELAYLVDNTPQVLPTFGNVAQSFHMTEPPTVNFPGIDIELSKVLHASEGIAAPAPIPPSGTGIAVTRFTDIWDKGKAAVIWSETEVTTPDGAPLWTQKRSIFARGEGGFGGDRGPSGTQVTPDRAPDLEITIATLPQQALLYRLCGDRNPLHSDPEFASAAGFPKPILHGLCTYGMTCKAITDALLGGDAAAVGSYSARFAGVVFPGETLNARVWKEDGRLVANVVAPGRDDAAVLSDVELTPK, translated from the coding sequence ATGCCAATCGATCTCGATGTCGCCCTGGGTGCGGAGCTGCCGCCCACCGAATTCTCCTGGACCAGCAGCGATATCCAGCTCTATCACCTGGGCCTGGGTGCGGGTGCGGATCCGCTGAACCCGCGTGAGCTGGCCTACCTGGTCGACAACACCCCGCAGGTCCTGCCCACCTTCGGCAATGTGGCCCAGAGCTTTCACATGACCGAGCCGCCCACGGTGAACTTCCCGGGCATCGACATCGAACTGTCGAAGGTGCTGCACGCCAGCGAGGGCATTGCGGCGCCGGCGCCGATCCCGCCGTCGGGCACCGGCATCGCCGTCACTCGGTTCACCGACATCTGGGACAAGGGCAAGGCGGCCGTCATCTGGTCCGAGACCGAGGTCACCACACCCGACGGCGCGCCCCTGTGGACCCAGAAGCGCTCGATCTTCGCCCGCGGTGAAGGCGGCTTCGGCGGCGACCGGGGCCCGTCCGGCACCCAGGTGACGCCCGACCGCGCACCTGACCTCGAGATCACCATCGCCACCTTGCCGCAGCAGGCGCTGCTGTACCGGCTGTGTGGCGATCGCAACCCGCTGCACTCCGATCCTGAATTCGCCTCCGCTGCAGGCTTTCCCAAACCGATCCTGCACGGCTTGTGTACGTATGGGATGACTTGTAAAGCGATCACCGATGCCTTGCTCGGCGGCGATGCCGCTGCCGTCGGCTCCTACAGCGCCCGTTTCGCCGGAGTCGTGTTCCCCGGCGAGACACTCAACGCCCGGGTGTGGAAGGAAGACGGGCGGCTCGTCGCCAACGTCGTGGCACCCGGCCGCGACGACGCCGCGGTGCTCAGTGACGTGGAGTTGACACCGAAGTAG
- the kstD gene encoding 3-oxosteroid 1-dehydrogenase, whose protein sequence is MFYMTVQEFDVIVVGSGGAGMVAALTAAHQGLSTLVVEKAPHYGGSTARSGGGVWIPNNEILKRDGVKDSPAAAAEYLHAIIGDVVPAEKINTYLDRGPEMLSFVLEHSPLKLCWVPNYSDYYPETPGGKSSGRSVEPKPFNANKLGADLPGLEPPYGKVPMNMVVLQQDYVRLNQLKRHPRGVLRSLKVGVRATWGKVTGKNLVGMGRALIAPLRIGLQEAGVPVRLNTALTDLFVEDGVVRGIYVRDSNGPESAEPELIRVRRAVILGSGGFEHNEQMRVKYQRAPITTEWTVGAKANTGDGIVAAEKLGAALDVMEDAWWGPTVPLPGAPWFALSERNSPGSIIVNMAGKRFMNESMPYVEACHHMYGGEYGQGPGPGENIPAWLVFDQQYRDRYIFAGLQPGQRIPRKWLESGVIIKADTLEELAEKAGLPAAAFSETVNRFNGFARSGVDEDFHRGESAYDRYYGDPTNKPNPNLGEIKHGPFYAAKMVPGDLGTKGGIVTDVHGRALRDDGSIIEGLYAAGNVSAPVMGHTYPGPGGTIGPAMTFGYLAALHIAGKN, encoded by the coding sequence GTGTTCTACATGACCGTTCAGGAGTTCGATGTCATCGTCGTCGGCAGTGGCGGCGCCGGCATGGTCGCTGCCCTCACCGCCGCCCACCAGGGACTCTCAACATTAGTTGTTGAGAAGGCCCCACACTATGGTGGTTCCACTGCGCGGTCAGGTGGCGGCGTGTGGATCCCGAACAACGAGATCCTCAAGCGTGACGGGGTCAAGGACAGCCCCGCCGCCGCGGCCGAATACCTGCACGCGATCATCGGCGATGTGGTCCCGGCGGAGAAGATCAACACCTATCTGGACCGTGGCCCGGAGATGTTGTCGTTCGTGCTCGAGCACTCTCCGCTCAAGCTCTGCTGGGTACCGAACTACTCCGACTATTACCCAGAGACCCCGGGTGGGAAGTCCTCGGGCCGGTCGGTGGAACCCAAGCCGTTCAATGCCAACAAGCTGGGCGCCGACCTTCCCGGTCTCGAGCCGCCGTACGGCAAGGTTCCGATGAACATGGTCGTCCTGCAGCAGGATTACGTGCGACTCAACCAGCTCAAGCGCCACCCGCGCGGAGTGCTGCGCAGCCTCAAGGTCGGCGTCCGCGCGACGTGGGGCAAAGTCACCGGGAAGAACCTCGTCGGCATGGGCCGTGCGCTGATCGCCCCACTGCGCATCGGTCTGCAGGAGGCGGGCGTACCGGTTCGCCTCAACACCGCCCTGACAGACCTCTTCGTCGAGGACGGTGTGGTTCGCGGTATCTACGTCCGTGACAGCAACGGACCCGAATCGGCTGAGCCCGAACTGATCCGGGTGCGCCGTGCGGTGATCCTCGGCAGCGGTGGGTTCGAGCACAACGAGCAGATGCGGGTGAAATACCAGCGCGCGCCGATCACCACCGAGTGGACCGTCGGCGCGAAGGCAAACACCGGTGACGGGATCGTCGCCGCCGAGAAGCTCGGTGCCGCATTGGATGTCATGGAAGACGCCTGGTGGGGCCCGACCGTGCCCCTGCCCGGCGCACCCTGGTTCGCGCTCTCGGAGCGCAACTCCCCGGGCTCCATCATCGTCAACATGGCCGGCAAGCGATTCATGAACGAATCGATGCCGTACGTCGAAGCCTGCCACCACATGTACGGCGGCGAGTACGGCCAGGGGCCCGGTCCCGGCGAGAACATCCCCGCCTGGCTGGTGTTCGACCAGCAGTACCGCGACCGCTACATCTTCGCCGGTCTGCAGCCGGGACAACGCATTCCGCGCAAATGGCTGGAGTCGGGTGTGATCATCAAGGCCGACACGCTCGAAGAGCTTGCCGAAAAGGCCGGTTTACCCGCCGCAGCCTTCAGCGAGACCGTCAACCGGTTCAACGGGTTCGCCCGGTCCGGGGTCGACGAGGACTTTCACCGCGGCGAGAGCGCCTACGACCGCTACTACGGTGACCCCACCAACAAACCGAATCCCAACCTCGGTGAGATCAAGCACGGCCCGTTCTACGCAGCCAAGATGGTACCGGGTGATCTCGGCACCAAAGGCGGGATCGTCACCGATGTCCACGGCCGCGCGCTGCGTGACGACGGCTCGATCATCGAGGGCCTGTACGCCGCAGGTAACGTCAGCGCACCCGTCATGGGGCACACGTATCCCGGCCCCGGTGGGACCATCGGGCCAGCCATGACATTCGGCTACCTGGCTGCACTGCACATCGCGGGAAAGAACTGA
- a CDS encoding class I SAM-dependent methyltransferase codes for MGAKLLNSIPRRIVRANVAISERIEPSIIENTHAYTKYYETGENLLRLEPNHVLDVGAGKEWPFAPELKRQGMSLTGFDIDIDEMSGNDLLDQKLCGDACESLGVPDGSVDLIMARATIEHLHDNASFVRNAHRALREDGRIIVTFPGKYAPFAILNRILPPRIAQWLLHHLVPGSDGMLGFKAFYDQASFHEFRGILVDAGFEIENEYASYFSCMYYRFFVPLFALGLAYDYLCSSLGNPRFASYLMFVAKKSRYPSTDTPNSR; via the coding sequence ATGGGAGCCAAATTGCTGAACAGTATTCCGCGGCGCATTGTTCGTGCCAATGTGGCGATAAGCGAGCGTATCGAACCGTCGATCATCGAGAATACCCACGCCTATACGAAGTACTACGAGACCGGCGAAAACCTTCTCCGACTCGAGCCGAACCATGTTCTCGACGTGGGAGCCGGCAAGGAATGGCCTTTCGCTCCAGAACTGAAGCGCCAGGGCATGAGCCTGACCGGCTTCGATATCGACATCGACGAGATGTCGGGCAACGACCTACTCGATCAAAAGCTCTGTGGCGACGCCTGTGAAAGCCTCGGTGTTCCAGATGGATCCGTCGACTTGATAATGGCGAGGGCAACCATCGAGCACTTACACGACAATGCATCGTTCGTGAGGAATGCACACCGGGCCCTCCGGGAAGACGGCCGAATCATTGTGACCTTTCCGGGCAAGTACGCACCGTTCGCAATACTGAACCGCATTCTGCCGCCACGGATAGCCCAGTGGCTCCTCCATCACCTGGTACCGGGATCGGACGGCATGCTGGGATTCAAGGCCTTCTATGACCAGGCGAGTTTTCATGAGTTCCGAGGGATTCTCGTCGATGCCGGATTCGAGATAGAGAATGAGTACGCGAGCTACTTCTCGTGCATGTACTACCGCTTTTTCGTCCCGTTGTTTGCGCTGGGCCTCGCTTACGATTACTTGTGCAGCTCGCTCGGCAACCCACGTTTCGCTTCGTACTTGATGTTTGTCGCCAAGAAAAGCCGCTACCCATCGACTGACACACCGAATTCCCGTTGA
- a CDS encoding right-handed parallel beta-helix repeat-containing protein has protein sequence MPLLRMSRRRFLLAAPPVLALWGCSPPASRPIVNVRDHGAVGDGTSDDSAAITAAVAALATGSVLHFPSGRYRFAERNPSSAAAISVAGLSDIDIDFAPDAELVMDNVDPRTNTGTSHGILIRGPAAGITLRNVHIRWTQQPRRSMGDGIRIVGFPDDVGAAPDGWSGPAAPVSGVTLSNCLIQSAPQAGVVMIGVSDVTVTDSRAENTQADGLHFNACRRGTVSGHTAVNTGDDGLALVTYFSDKYSFDPAAEMFAFPELTEWSNTDFTVENVMVSGGQANGVRLAGAHRVSINGLKVTEVQHGSAVMVDSATAGHDVEWEYVATRGLRVAGLTAQDCETGIHVLARPPESVDPRFTDFGVDIADARLLRCTNWSVRVESLSDQRATGVSLDRCLVDATSAAGGNGGVGLSSTQGVHLGRISINHAQAVTIFAAADTGLLTVDDLELTLTQPNGSDDAASCARFVNTDGAIETMALRWPAAPPAWKPVLLEPVSACDQVSPPLVINTLTVEPSFLADRVTSC, from the coding sequence GTGCCCCTCTTGAGGATGTCGCGGCGACGGTTCCTGCTCGCCGCCCCTCCGGTACTCGCGCTGTGGGGATGTTCGCCGCCGGCGTCGAGACCCATTGTCAACGTGCGCGACCACGGAGCGGTCGGCGACGGCACCAGCGACGATTCGGCGGCGATCACCGCCGCCGTGGCTGCCTTGGCGACGGGAAGTGTCCTGCACTTCCCGTCCGGCCGCTATCGGTTCGCTGAGCGCAATCCGAGCTCGGCCGCGGCCATCAGCGTGGCCGGTTTGTCGGACATCGACATCGACTTCGCGCCGGACGCGGAACTGGTCATGGACAATGTGGATCCCCGCACCAACACCGGCACCAGTCACGGCATACTCATCCGCGGCCCCGCAGCCGGTATCACGCTGCGCAACGTCCATATCCGATGGACGCAGCAGCCCAGGCGCTCGATGGGCGACGGGATACGCATCGTCGGTTTCCCCGATGATGTCGGCGCTGCGCCGGACGGTTGGAGTGGGCCCGCCGCCCCCGTCAGTGGTGTCACCCTCTCCAATTGCCTGATCCAGTCGGCCCCACAGGCCGGTGTCGTCATGATCGGGGTTTCCGACGTCACGGTCACCGACTCGCGTGCCGAGAACACCCAGGCGGACGGTCTGCATTTCAACGCGTGCCGTCGGGGTACGGTCAGCGGTCATACCGCGGTGAACACCGGTGACGACGGGTTGGCTCTGGTCACGTACTTCTCCGACAAGTACTCCTTCGACCCAGCCGCAGAAATGTTCGCGTTTCCCGAGCTGACCGAATGGTCCAATACGGATTTCACCGTCGAGAACGTGATGGTTTCCGGTGGGCAGGCCAACGGTGTGCGACTGGCCGGGGCCCACCGCGTCAGCATCAACGGGCTGAAAGTCACTGAGGTGCAGCACGGCTCGGCTGTCATGGTCGACTCCGCGACAGCAGGTCATGACGTCGAGTGGGAGTACGTCGCCACCCGAGGTTTGCGCGTGGCCGGTCTGACCGCGCAGGACTGCGAAACCGGTATCCACGTGCTTGCCCGTCCCCCGGAGAGCGTCGATCCGCGGTTCACCGATTTCGGTGTCGACATTGCCGATGCCCGCCTGCTCCGCTGCACAAACTGGTCGGTCAGGGTCGAGTCGCTTTCGGACCAACGGGCCACGGGAGTCAGCCTCGACCGGTGCCTCGTCGACGCCACATCGGCGGCGGGCGGCAACGGTGGCGTCGGGCTGAGCAGTACGCAAGGCGTACACCTCGGCCGGATATCGATCAACCATGCACAGGCCGTCACCATCTTCGCGGCTGCCGACACCGGGTTACTGACCGTAGATGACCTGGAGTTGACGTTGACCCAGCCGAACGGTTCCGACGACGCCGCGTCCTGCGCCCGGTTCGTGAACACCGACGGTGCGATCGAGACGATGGCGCTGCGTTGGCCGGCCGCGCCGCCGGCGTGGAAACCTGTCCTCCTGGAACCTGTCTCGGCCTGCGATCAGGTTTCCCCGCCTCTGGTGATCAACACGCTCACAGTCGAACCGTCATTTCTGGCCGATCGAGTCACCTCCTGCTGA
- a CDS encoding glycosyltransferase family 4 protein: protein MTGSTDLLFDARHIDQSGIGTYISAQVPRLEEALTRQQRTLTVLADRNNPPPVRKSTAVVFSEPANAPMYSIQEQRAWDHAVQTTQPKAIWVPHYPFPVTLWRKRNRRILSFSTVHDDNHLLRASVSGQGPARRIYARTMLEIDARKSETVFTPSQAAADALAEVVPCARFVVTPIPVSDIWFEPADPQLSPVPGKYILYLGNVKRHKNLPTLLDAYAQVRHAIPHQLVVAGSGASVRMLDERVRERATALGDRVQMLGRLDFDELHALVAGADLLVMPSFNEGAGLPPLEAMASHTAVLCSNIPSLRETCGDGAEYFDPHDPRELAQLIRTYCDDDQARKELASRGWTHVTQRQSRISADAAADAIVAKLDQCPS from the coding sequence TTGACCGGAAGCACTGACCTCTTGTTCGATGCGCGACACATCGATCAAAGCGGCATAGGCACCTACATCAGCGCCCAGGTACCCCGCCTGGAAGAGGCGCTGACTCGCCAGCAGCGCACACTTACAGTCCTGGCGGATCGCAACAACCCTCCGCCTGTTCGTAAGAGCACCGCCGTGGTTTTTTCCGAGCCCGCCAACGCACCGATGTACTCCATCCAGGAGCAGCGCGCCTGGGATCACGCGGTGCAGACGACACAACCCAAGGCCATCTGGGTTCCTCACTATCCGTTCCCCGTCACCCTCTGGCGGAAGCGCAACCGGCGGATTTTGAGCTTCAGCACGGTGCATGACGACAACCATCTGCTGCGGGCGAGTGTCAGCGGCCAGGGGCCGGCACGGAGAATCTATGCGCGCACGATGCTGGAAATCGATGCTCGGAAGTCGGAGACGGTCTTCACCCCGTCGCAGGCGGCCGCCGATGCTCTGGCGGAAGTCGTACCCTGCGCGCGGTTCGTCGTGACACCCATCCCCGTCAGCGATATTTGGTTCGAACCGGCCGATCCGCAGCTGTCCCCGGTGCCGGGTAAGTACATCCTGTATCTCGGGAATGTCAAGCGGCACAAGAATCTTCCGACTCTGCTCGACGCGTATGCACAAGTACGGCACGCGATCCCGCACCAGTTGGTGGTCGCGGGCAGCGGCGCATCGGTCCGAATGCTCGATGAACGCGTCCGGGAACGAGCCACCGCGCTCGGGGACCGCGTCCAGATGCTCGGCCGACTCGACTTCGACGAATTGCATGCGCTCGTCGCGGGCGCAGACCTGCTGGTGATGCCGTCGTTCAACGAAGGCGCCGGACTTCCTCCCCTCGAAGCCATGGCGTCGCATACCGCCGTTCTGTGTTCGAACATCCCGTCCCTGCGCGAAACCTGCGGCGACGGTGCCGAGTATTTCGATCCACACGATCCCCGGGAGCTGGCCCAGCTGATCCGCACCTATTGCGACGACGACCAGGCCAGAAAGGAACTGGCATCCAGGGGCTGGACGCACGTCACCCAGCGCCAGTCACGAATCTCGGCCGACGCCGCCGCTGACGCTATTGTCGCCAAACTCGATCAGTGCCCCTCTTGA
- a CDS encoding 2-keto-4-pentenoate hydratase gives MLGEQTREQLAADLAQAERSRVPIDPLTNAHPDIDVVDAYEIQLINIRQRVAGGAKVVGHKVGLSSAAMQKMMNVDEPDYGHLLDDMAVYQDKPVPVSKFLYPRVEVEVGFILADDLPGAGCTEDDVLAATAAFVPSIELIDTRIKDWKIKLCDTIADNASSAGWVLGEERVSPKDIDIKAIDAVLRCNGEVIAEGRSDAVLGNPVTAVAWLARKVDSFGVRLKAGDVVLPGSCTRAIDAHPGDHFVADFAGLGSVKLTFE, from the coding sequence ATGCTGGGTGAACAGACCCGCGAGCAGCTCGCCGCCGACCTGGCGCAGGCCGAGCGCAGTCGAGTGCCGATCGATCCGCTGACCAACGCACATCCCGATATCGACGTTGTCGATGCTTACGAGATCCAGCTGATCAACATCCGTCAGCGGGTCGCCGGGGGCGCCAAGGTGGTGGGCCACAAGGTCGGGCTCTCCAGCGCCGCGATGCAGAAGATGATGAACGTCGACGAGCCCGACTACGGACATCTGCTCGACGACATGGCGGTATATCAGGACAAACCGGTTCCGGTGTCGAAGTTCCTCTACCCCCGGGTGGAGGTCGAGGTCGGATTCATCCTCGCCGACGATCTGCCCGGCGCCGGGTGCACCGAGGACGACGTGCTCGCCGCCACGGCAGCCTTCGTCCCGTCGATCGAACTGATCGATACCCGGATCAAGGACTGGAAGATCAAACTGTGTGACACCATCGCCGACAACGCATCCTCGGCAGGCTGGGTGCTCGGTGAGGAACGGGTGTCTCCCAAAGACATTGACATCAAGGCCATCGATGCAGTGCTGCGTTGTAATGGCGAGGTGATCGCCGAGGGTCGTAGCGATGCGGTGCTGGGCAACCCCGTCACCGCGGTGGCCTGGCTCGCGCGCAAGGTCGACAGTTTCGGCGTCCGGTTGAAGGCCGGCGACGTGGTGCTTCCCGGCTCGTGCACCAGAGCGATAGATGCACATCCCGGTGACCATTTCGTCGCTGACTTCGCCGGGTTGGGTTCAGTCAAGCTGACTTTCGAATAG
- the dmpG gene encoding 4-hydroxy-2-oxovalerate aldolase: protein MSIDGIYFDPMWDIRMTDTSLRDGSHHKRHQFTKDEVGAIVAALDSAGVPVIEVTHGDGLGGSSFNYGFSKTPEQELIKLAAETAKDAKIAFLMLPGVGTKEDIKEAQNNGGSICRIATHCTEADVSIQHFGLARELGLETVGFLMMSHTLPPEKLAAQARIMADAGCQCVYVVDSAGALVLDGVADRVAALVAELGDDAQVGFHGHENLGLGVANSIEAVRAGAKQIDGSCRRFGAGAGNAPVEALIGVFDKIGVKTGIDFFDIADAAEEVVAPAMPQECLLDRNALIMGYSGVYSSFLKHAIRQSERYGVPAHKLLHRAGQRKLIGGQEDQLIDIALEIKREMDAASAT, encoded by the coding sequence ATGAGTATCGACGGAATTTACTTCGACCCCATGTGGGACATCCGGATGACGGACACTTCCCTGCGCGACGGGTCACACCACAAGCGGCATCAGTTCACCAAGGATGAAGTCGGTGCCATCGTGGCGGCGCTGGATTCCGCAGGCGTGCCGGTCATCGAGGTCACCCACGGTGACGGTCTGGGTGGGTCGAGTTTCAACTACGGGTTCTCCAAGACCCCGGAACAGGAGCTGATCAAACTGGCCGCAGAGACGGCCAAGGACGCGAAGATCGCCTTCCTGATGCTGCCCGGTGTCGGCACCAAGGAGGACATCAAGGAGGCGCAGAACAACGGCGGTTCGATCTGCCGCATCGCGACCCACTGCACCGAAGCCGACGTCTCCATCCAGCATTTCGGGTTGGCCCGTGAGTTGGGGCTGGAAACCGTGGGCTTTTTGATGATGAGCCACACTCTTCCGCCGGAGAAGCTGGCCGCCCAGGCCCGCATCATGGCCGACGCCGGCTGCCAGTGTGTCTACGTGGTCGACTCCGCGGGTGCACTGGTGCTCGATGGTGTCGCTGATCGCGTGGCCGCATTGGTCGCTGAACTCGGAGACGACGCCCAGGTGGGCTTCCACGGCCACGAAAACCTGGGTCTGGGCGTGGCCAACTCGATCGAGGCCGTGCGCGCCGGCGCGAAGCAGATCGACGGCTCCTGCCGGCGGTTCGGAGCCGGTGCGGGTAACGCACCGGTGGAGGCGCTGATCGGGGTATTCGACAAGATCGGCGTCAAGACCGGTATCGACTTCTTCGACATTGCCGATGCCGCCGAAGAGGTGGTCGCGCCGGCCATGCCGCAGGAGTGCCTGCTGGACCGCAACGCGCTGATCATGGGCTACTCGGGGGTGTACTCGAGCTTCCTCAAGCACGCCATCCGCCAGTCCGAGCGCTACGGCGTGCCCGCCCACAAGCTCCTGCACCGCGCAGGGCAGCGCAAGCTCATCGGCGGCCAGGAGGACCAGCTCATCGACATCGCGCTGGAGATCAAGCGGGAAATGGACGCTGCCTCGGCAACCTAG
- a CDS encoding glycosyltransferase family 4 protein, protein MRFAFLTELYHPNLGGQEVFFQELAEAMVRRGHSVDVYCIGHHTSLAVDETLNGVRIRRNPLSNHYLNPPIPALRRNWSDVLRFSAGVRQHVVPRRYDFHLVNQWPLLHVAALPRKLRARTGIHWCEVREDPILGQAQRRLPRMVGSNFAVSKAVAAAITEQSGQPCSVLPSGIELTRYRVAERSRRSGALYVGRLAPHKNLPLLIDAFELAAARGFDGDLVIAGDGPTRADIEDHAGRSSLTSRVHVLGSVTEAQKIQLLSQAAVLGMPSQREGFPRVIAEAMASGLPVVTAGFPENGAKDVVSQYGSGVVCGTGPADFAEALLTAQAQWDTFSTAGLAGAQSLDWSGIAQALETRALEVCGRYPVA, encoded by the coding sequence ATGCGCTTCGCGTTTCTCACCGAGCTCTACCACCCGAATCTCGGTGGGCAAGAGGTGTTCTTTCAAGAACTTGCCGAGGCGATGGTACGGCGAGGCCATTCAGTCGACGTCTACTGCATCGGTCACCACACGAGCCTCGCCGTCGATGAGACCCTCAACGGGGTACGAATTCGGCGGAACCCGCTCAGTAACCACTACCTCAACCCACCGATCCCCGCACTGCGGCGGAATTGGTCTGACGTGCTGAGGTTCAGTGCCGGGGTTCGGCAGCACGTGGTGCCGCGACGATACGACTTCCACCTGGTGAACCAGTGGCCGCTACTGCACGTCGCTGCCCTACCGCGAAAGCTGCGGGCACGCACTGGAATCCACTGGTGTGAGGTCCGTGAAGACCCGATCCTCGGTCAGGCGCAGCGGCGGCTCCCTCGGATGGTCGGCTCGAACTTCGCCGTCAGCAAGGCCGTCGCCGCAGCGATCACGGAGCAGTCGGGGCAACCGTGTTCGGTGCTGCCGAGTGGCATCGAACTCACGCGGTACCGGGTTGCGGAACGCAGCCGGCGCTCCGGTGCCCTTTACGTCGGACGCCTGGCGCCGCACAAGAATCTCCCGTTACTCATCGATGCCTTCGAACTCGCCGCGGCGCGAGGCTTCGACGGCGATCTGGTGATCGCCGGTGACGGCCCGACAAGAGCGGACATCGAGGATCACGCTGGCCGTTCCTCCCTGACATCGCGGGTGCACGTGCTCGGCTCCGTCACCGAGGCGCAGAAAATCCAGCTCCTCTCCCAAGCCGCCGTCCTGGGGATGCCCAGCCAGCGCGAGGGCTTCCCTCGGGTGATCGCCGAAGCAATGGCCAGTGGCCTTCCAGTGGTAACGGCCGGATTCCCCGAGAACGGGGCCAAAGACGTGGTGTCACAGTATGGCTCGGGAGTTGTCTGCGGGACCGGACCCGCGGACTTCGCCGAGGCTCTGCTCACCGCCCAGGCCCAATGGGACACGTTCTCAACAGCCGGACTCGCGGGCGCACAGTCGTTGGATTGGTCGGGCATCGCCCAGGCCCTCGAGACGCGGGCGCTTGAGGTCTGCGGAAGATACCCAGTCGCATGA
- a CDS encoding acetaldehyde dehydrogenase (acetylating), which produces MPDKATVAIVGSGNISTDLLYKLLRSEWLEPRWMIGIDPESEGLARARKLGLETSHEGVDWLLGLNEKPDLVFEATSAYVHRDAAPRYAEAGIRAIDLTPAAVGPGVIPPANLREHLDAPNVNMVTCGGQATIPIVYAVSRAVKAQGSEVPYGEIVASVSSASAGPGTRANIDEFTKTTSAGVQNIGGAKRGKAIIILNPADPPMIMRDTIFCAIPEDADRDAITQSIKDVVAEVQTYVPGYRLLNEPQFDDPSMNSGGQAVVTTFIEVEGAGDYLPPYAGNLDIMTAAATKVGEEIAKEVLAATTGGHA; this is translated from the coding sequence ATGCCTGATAAGGCGACAGTGGCGATTGTCGGTTCCGGCAACATCAGTACCGATCTGCTCTACAAGTTGTTGCGCTCGGAATGGCTGGAACCGCGCTGGATGATCGGGATCGACCCCGAGAGCGAGGGACTGGCCCGGGCGCGCAAATTGGGTCTGGAGACCTCCCACGAGGGAGTCGACTGGCTCCTCGGTCTGAATGAGAAGCCGGATCTGGTCTTCGAGGCAACCAGCGCCTACGTGCACCGCGATGCGGCTCCGCGGTACGCCGAGGCGGGCATCCGGGCGATCGACCTGACGCCTGCGGCCGTCGGCCCCGGTGTCATTCCGCCGGCCAACCTGCGCGAGCATCTGGATGCGCCCAACGTGAACATGGTGACCTGCGGTGGGCAAGCGACCATCCCGATCGTCTACGCGGTGAGCCGTGCTGTCAAAGCACAAGGTTCAGAGGTGCCGTACGGCGAGATCGTGGCGTCTGTGTCCTCCGCGTCCGCCGGCCCGGGTACTCGGGCCAACATCGATGAGTTCACCAAGACCACCAGTGCCGGGGTACAGAACATCGGCGGAGCCAAGCGGGGTAAGGCGATCATCATCCTGAATCCGGCTGATCCTCCGATGATCATGCGGGACACCATCTTCTGCGCCATTCCCGAGGATGCGGACCGCGACGCCATCACCCAGTCCATCAAGGACGTGGTGGCCGAGGTGCAGACGTACGTGCCCGGCTACCGACTTCTCAACGAACCGCAGTTCGACGATCCGTCGATGAACTCCGGTGGGCAGGCCGTGGTCACCACCTTCATCGAAGTGGAAGGTGCCGGGGACTATCTGCCGCCCTACGCTGGAAATCTGGACATCATGACCGCCGCGGCCACCAAGGTGGGCGAGGAGATCGCAAAGGAAGTACTTGCCGCGACTACTGGAGGTCACGCATGA